A part of Propioniciclava coleopterorum genomic DNA contains:
- a CDS encoding HD domain-containing protein has translation MRGHREGDVVRAHADSAAAIRLEAPIGREAREERERRILVPEATFAHGAGDRARPEEPDDERTCFERDRDRIVHSPAFRRLAGKTQVVVHPTDHQRTRLTHAIEVAQVATSLARGLGVNAALADAMALGHDCGHGPGGHASEDAFDAFLPDGYDHGPWGADVVLAPLNLCRETLDGIRNHSWSRPAPATIEGELVSWADRIAYCAHDLEDAVAAGIVTPADLPEEVTAVVGRTRREQLAGFIRSLISTAAETGVVGMDADAAAALAALRRFNYERIYTRPDSVAQANAVIGVLHGLVEYYCEHPWALPADYRDGAEADRIVTAVTYVGGMTDRFAFDTAESLLGWDPDKLPRGIGRGI, from the coding sequence ATGCGGGGTCACCGCGAGGGCGACGTGGTGCGCGCCCACGCCGACTCCGCGGCCGCCATCCGGCTGGAGGCGCCGATCGGCCGCGAGGCCCGCGAGGAGCGCGAGCGACGCATCCTGGTCCCCGAGGCGACCTTCGCCCACGGGGCGGGCGACCGGGCGCGTCCCGAGGAACCCGACGACGAGCGCACCTGCTTCGAACGCGACCGCGACCGGATCGTGCACTCGCCCGCGTTCCGGCGCCTGGCGGGCAAGACCCAGGTCGTCGTCCACCCGACCGACCACCAGCGGACCCGGCTGACGCACGCCATCGAGGTGGCGCAGGTCGCGACCTCCCTGGCCCGCGGCCTGGGCGTCAACGCGGCGCTCGCCGACGCCATGGCCCTGGGACACGACTGCGGCCACGGGCCCGGTGGCCACGCGTCCGAGGACGCCTTCGACGCCTTCCTGCCCGACGGCTACGACCACGGCCCGTGGGGCGCCGACGTCGTGCTCGCGCCCCTGAACCTGTGCCGCGAGACCCTCGACGGGATCCGCAACCACTCCTGGTCCCGGCCGGCGCCCGCCACCATCGAGGGGGAACTCGTCAGCTGGGCCGACCGGATCGCGTACTGCGCCCACGACCTCGAGGACGCCGTCGCGGCCGGGATCGTCACCCCGGCCGACCTGCCCGAGGAGGTCACCGCCGTGGTGGGGCGGACGCGGCGCGAGCAACTGGCCGGCTTCATCCGGTCCCTGATCTCCACGGCTGCCGAGACCGGCGTCGTCGGGATGGACGCCGACGCGGCGGCCGCGCTCGCCGCCCTGCGCCGGTTCAACTACGAGCGGATCTACACCCGACCCGACTCCGTGGCCCAGGCCAACGCGGTCATCGGGGTGCTGCACGGTCTCGTGGAGTACTACTGCGAGCACCCGTGGGCGCTGCCCGCGGACTACCGCGACGGCGCCGAGGCCGACCGGATCGTGACGGCCGTGACCTACGTCGGCGGCATGACCGACCGGTTCGCCTTCGACACCGCCGAGTCCCTGCTGGGCTGGGATCCCGACAAGCTGCCCCGCGGCATCGGCCGCGGCATCTGA